In one Xiphophorus couchianus chromosome 17, X_couchianus-1.0, whole genome shotgun sequence genomic region, the following are encoded:
- the LOC114160923 gene encoding piggyBac transposable element-derived protein 4-like, with the protein MAKRTQKLMNAEEALELLMQNSKPWDSEGEDIDEEVIDKEDLDAQPDSDSELSSDEETLPLPKKRARSGSEPTETTKDGTVWRQEQVGTHLHFTPIEPYAKDGEPSAKASRSIGSRLQSFLCFITLEMLRTIQQWTTQHASQEQQDWFMDLSELMAFISVIILRGVTKVPSLCDSWSANLGNPMIISTMARNRFQNIMRHLRFDDMFTRRERAETNRFAAISDLWESFAANCISSYSPGRHITVDEQLFPTKTRCCFLQYIATKPDKFGIKFWVACDLKSKYICNVFPYLGKDPSRPSGERLSDTVVMRLMEPFMDKGRTVTTDNFFTSLSLAQRLRSRKTTILGTVNKCRREIPQSTKRKDRTEFTTQVFSTSDATLTVYVPKRKKVVYILSSMHSVVETEDTTRRKPNTIKQYNKAKCGVDVMDKMVREYSVRAGTQRWPVAVFYNMIDMAALNAHVLYQACTGVQERRVDFLVELAKELANSHVSEKKACKEQLLCQQPATPSPGKRAKCQINRRCIKNSTNRRCVDCFKYACGKCSKPMNWQCQMCADSADSAQNEG; encoded by the exons ATGGCGAAGAGGACACAGAAGCTGATGAATGCTGAAGAGGCTTTGGAATTACTTATGCAGAATTCCAAGCCTTGGGATTCAGAAGGAGAAGATATAGATGAAGAAGTCATAGACAAAGAAGACCTAGACGCTCAACCGGATTCGGACTCTGAGCTCTCTTCAG atgAGGAGACTCTCCCGCTACCAAAAAAGAGAGCTCGTTCGGGGAGTGAGCCGACAGAGACCACGAAGGATGGTACAGTGTGGCGGCAGGAACAAGTGGGGACACATCTCCATTTCACTCCAATTGAGCCGTACGCCAAAGATGGAGAGCCAAGCGCTAAGGCCAGTCGAAGCATCGGGAGTCGCCTTCAGagcttcctctgttttattactCTGGAGATGCTTCGTACCATTCAACAGTGGACCACCCAACATGCAAGTCAGGAGCAGCAGGATTGGTTCATGGATCTCTcggaactaatggcatttatttcagtcattatcttgcggggggtgaccaaggttccatcactatgtgacagctggtcagcaaacctgggaAACCCAATGATCATTTCAACTATGGCCCGAAACCGCTTCCAAAACATCATGCGACACCTACGCTTTGATGACATGTTTACACGCCGTGAGCGAGCGGAGACCAACAGATTCGCTGCAATCTCTGATCTTTGGGAATCGTTTGCCGCTAACTGCATCTCATCCTACAGCCCTGGTCGACACATCACTGTTGATGAACAGCTTTTCCCCACTAAAACCCGCTGCTGTTTCCTTCAATACATAGCAACAAAACCGGACAAGTTTGGCATCAAGTTTTGGGTGGCTTGCGACTTGAAATCAAAGTACATCTGCAATGTCTTCCCATATCTTGGCAAGGACCCCAGTCGTCCCAGCGGGGAGAGACTGTCCGATACTGTAGTGATGAGGCTGATGGAACCGTTCATGGACAAGGGCAGAACTGTAACCACGGACAATTTCTTCACATCACTGTCACTTGCGCAACGACTGCGTAGCCGGAAAACCACCATCCTCGGCACAGTCAACAAGTGTCGCAGGGAAATTCCACAATCCACTAAACGTAAGGATCGCACTGAATTCaccactcaggtgttttcaacCTCTGATGCCACGCTGACTGTGTATGTGCCCAAAAGGAAGAAGGTTGTTTACATTCTCAGCAGCATGCACAGCGTGGTTGAGACTGAGGATACCACCAGAAGAAAGCCAAACACCATCAAACAATATAACAAAGCAAAGTGCGGTGTGGATGTGATGGACAAAATGGTGCGGGAGTACAGCGTGCGTGCAGGAACACAGAGGTGGCCAGTTGCCGTGTTCtacaacatgattgacatggcagcactgaatgcgcATGTGCTGTATCAGGCATGCactggggtgcaggagagacgggtggacttcctggtggaGCTCGCAAAAGAGTTGgctaactctcatgtgagtgagaagaaggcgtGCAAGGAGCAACTGCTTTGCCAACAACCTGccacacccagcccaggcaaaagggcgaagtgccAAATCAACCGtcgatgcattaaaaatagtacaaatagGAGATGCGTTGACTGCTTCAAATACGCATGTGGCAAATGCAGCAAGCCCATGAACTGGCAGTGCCAGATGTGTGCCGACAGTGCAGACAGTGCACAGAATGAGGGCTGA